One region of Mycobacterium riyadhense genomic DNA includes:
- a CDS encoding pyridoxal phosphate-dependent aminotransferase codes for MSSFGGSVDSHANGEIDDGVPNAIDPFALSLNENPFPPVPAVRAALIRSIDAANRYPEFQPERLRRLIAGHIGMPADQVVLGAGATGVVMEALQAFTAPGDGIAMASPTFDGHPIVAQMARLNVATVPLDEYGHNNLDGLAEVAAHARVVVVCRPHNPTGTLEPSSEIVRFLSRVPRDTVVLLDEAYIEFVAPELRLDVSALVARFPNLLVVRTFSKAYGLAGLRIGYGLASAALARTLWEHQPPYGMASTSLLAVAASYEAEDQLLQRIRLITAERRYLRMRLSAMRVYTCDAHANFMYLPSRGRSWREVFADTGLHVRLYDDGSARITVGGRESTMAVLSAVGQVR; via the coding sequence ATGTCGTCGTTCGGGGGGTCCGTCGACAGCCACGCCAACGGCGAGATCGACGACGGTGTGCCGAACGCAATCGACCCGTTTGCGTTGTCTCTCAATGAGAATCCGTTTCCTCCGGTGCCGGCAGTGCGAGCGGCGTTGATTCGCTCGATCGATGCGGCCAACCGCTATCCGGAGTTCCAGCCCGAGCGCCTGCGACGCCTGATCGCCGGCCACATAGGCATGCCGGCCGACCAGGTGGTGTTGGGCGCTGGAGCGACCGGTGTGGTGATGGAGGCATTGCAGGCATTCACCGCGCCGGGCGACGGCATCGCCATGGCTTCGCCCACCTTCGACGGGCATCCGATCGTCGCGCAGATGGCTCGGTTGAACGTGGCGACGGTCCCGCTGGATGAGTACGGCCACAACAATCTCGACGGGCTGGCCGAAGTTGCTGCGCACGCCCGCGTGGTGGTGGTGTGCCGGCCGCACAACCCGACGGGCACCTTGGAGCCGTCCTCAGAAATAGTGCGATTCCTGTCCCGGGTGCCGCGTGACACCGTGGTGCTGCTCGACGAGGCGTATATCGAATTCGTTGCCCCGGAGCTGCGGCTCGACGTTTCGGCGTTGGTCGCGCGCTTCCCCAATCTGCTGGTGGTGCGGACGTTTTCCAAGGCCTACGGTCTGGCCGGACTGCGGATCGGCTATGGGCTGGCGTCGGCCGCGCTGGCCCGGACCCTGTGGGAGCATCAGCCGCCGTACGGCATGGCGAGCACCAGTTTGCTTGCCGTAGCGGCCTCGTACGAGGCCGAAGATCAACTACTGCAAAGGATCCGGCTGATTACCGCCGAGCGTCGCTATCTTAGGATGCGCTTGAGTGCGATGAGGGTTTACACCTGTGATGCGCACGCCAATTTCATGTACCTGCCGTCAAGGGGGCGGTCGTGGCGTGAAGTGTTCGCCGACACCGGGTTGCATGTGCGGTTGTACGACGACGGCAGCGCGCGGATCACCGTCGGCGGCCGCGAATCGACCATGGCGGTGCTGTCCGCGGTGGGG